In the genome of Hippoglossus hippoglossus isolate fHipHip1 chromosome 12, fHipHip1.pri, whole genome shotgun sequence, one region contains:
- the il7r gene encoding interleukin-7 receptor subunit alpha isoform X2: protein MASVWTIFLLLMVGVQAQSGDTDTDVDSGISCSSHITSDQTEGNSLTCELLPGRHDDEDDEDEGDSIETMTLCSSDVSDGWRRVKCVKAQGNQLNFTEAPIVEFNLTVQLKRGGEIRTRVDLKKIVKPRRPQVWNVTFNQELNQAVVHIQSPYHRDYLTGQQMFQLDIWATDRPNMIQNFSSESSMKIDMEHLRKNTEYHVKVRAIPVKFLEGSWSKWSDTFSFDTPAGARETDDTQQMYKVMLCLIPLAVVSVTVIFLRKNKILTYMWPSIPHPKDTLVHIGKPNKGLLLNFNPEVFSALRVSSMLQCCDEPESSLSPADGAQSTHPCSTQSSDCRSTTSVSTEELDLSALLSGSSSAADASLHSASPSPVHDLLLEGTEGCSGANETEALGAGQQEEAYVTMSSFYQVK, encoded by the exons gtcGGAGTTCAGGCTCAGAGCGGAGACACCGACACCGACGTGG ACTCCGgaatcagctgcagctctcacaTCACCAGTGATCAGACTGAGGGAAACAGTCTGACCTGTGAGCTGCTCCCTGGTCGTCATGacgatgaggatgatgaggacgaGGGCGACAGCATCGAGACGATGACCCTGTG CTCCTCTGATGTGAGCGACGGCTGGCGGAGGGTCAAGTGTGTGAAGGCTCAGGGGAACCAGCTCAACTTCACTGAGGCGCCCATCGTCGAGTTCAATCTGACCGTTcagctgaagagaggaggagagatccGGACCAGAGTCGACCTGAAGAAGATAG TTAAACCCAGACGACCTCAGGTGTGGAACGTCACGTTCAACCAGGAATTGAACCAGGCGGTCGTTCACATCCAGAGTCCGTACCACAGAGATTACCTGACAGGACAACAGATGTTCCAGCTGGACATCTGGGCCACAGACAGACCCAACATG ATTCAAAACTTCTCATCAGAGAGCAGCATGAAGATCGACATGGAGCAtctgagaaaaaacacagagtatCATGTGAAGGTGCGAGCGATCCCAGTGAAGTTTCTGGAGGGAAGCTGGAGCAAGTGGAGCGACACATTCAGTTTCGACACTCCTGCTG gagCACGGGAAACTGACGACACACAGCAGATGTACAAAGTGATGCTGTGCCTCATCCCCCTGGCGGTGGTGTCCGTCACTGTCATTTTCCTCCGGAAAAACAA AATATTAACGTACATGTGGCCGAGTATTCCTCATCCTAAAGACACGCTGGTGCACATCGGCAAACCAAACAAA GGTCTTCTGTTGAACTTTAACCCCGAGGTGTTCAGCGCTCTCAGAGTTTCTTCGATGTTGCAGTGTTGCGACGAACCAGAGTCTTCGCTCAGTCCTGCTGACGGAGCTCAGTCGACCCATCCCTGCTCCACCCAGAGCTCCGACTGCAGGAGCACCACCAGCGTCAGCACCGAGGAGCTGGATCTCTCCGCCCTGCTGAGCGGGAGCTCCTCTGCGGCAGACGCCAGCCTCCACAGCGCCAGCCCCTCCCCCGTCCACGACCTCCTCCTCGAGGGGACTGAAGGCTGCAGTGGAGCAAACGAGACAGAGGCGCTTGGAGCCGGTCAGCAGGAGGAGGCCTATGTCACCATGTCCAGTTTCTACCAGGTCAAGTAG
- the ppp1r3b gene encoding protein phosphatase 1 regulatory subunit 3B, with translation MSMDMALPLYLPPEEFVYRTTSTTFKPALTFHQSDCVDQSEPEDRAASCGDAGNAKKKVWFADDRGLSLTKVKVFSQFNDPIDIPANIQEMLSASLSLTAEDDKLVLDFVQPSSDYLLFHQRLERKLVSLERCVLKDKTLTGTIKVRNTSFEKRVKLRMTFDTWRSHMDVDCMYTKDTYPSSHSDTFSFQVSLPEALLSHQHVEFAVCYEADGCKFWDSNHGNNYRIVWSSMKTSQRDACGRHTGSRDFGIHFDPYGSPTCSHGIFPDWPSYAGYENIGPYY, from the coding sequence ATGTCCATGGACATGGCTCTACCTCTGTACCTGCCCCCGGAGGAGTTTGTCTACAGGACGACGAGCACAACCTTCAAACCTGCTCTGACCTTTCACCAGTCTGACTGTGTGGACCAGTCCGAGCCTGAGGACAGAGCGGCGTCCTGTGGAGACGCAGGAAATGCCAAAAAGAAGGTGTGGTTTGCTGATGACAGAGGTTTGTCTTTAACCAAGGTGAAGGTTTTCTCCCAGTTCAACGATCCCATCGATATTCCTGCTAACATCCAGGAGATGCTGAGCGCCTCTCTGAGTCTGACGGCCGAGGACGACAAACTGGTGCTGGACTTTGTTCAGCCGTCCTCGGACTACCTGCTCTTCCATCAGAGGCTGGAGAGGAAGCTTGTGAGCCTGGAGCGCTGCGTGCTGAAGGACAAGACGCTGACAGGAACCATCAAAGTCAGAAACACGTCGTTTGAGAAACGTGTGAAGCTGCGGATGACCTTTGACACCTGGAGGAGCCACATGGACGTGGACTGCATGTACACGAAGGACACGTATCCCAGCTCGCACAGCGACACCTTCTCCTTCCAGGTGTCTCTGCCAGAGGCTCTGCTGTCTCACCAACACGTCGAGTTCGCTGTCTGCTATGAGGCGGATGGATGCAAGTTCTGGGACAGTAACCACGGCAACAACTACAGGATCGTCTGGTCCTCAATGAAGACGAGTCAGCGGGACGCCTGCGGCCGCCACACAGGCTCCCGTGACTTTGGGATCCATTTTGACCCGTACGGCAGCCCCACCTGTTCACATGGGATCTTCCCTGATTGGCCGAGTTATGCAGGATACGAGAACATCGGCCCGTACTACTGA
- the il7r gene encoding interleukin-7 receptor subunit alpha isoform X1 yields MASVWTIFLLLMVGVQAQSGDTDTDVDTSDSGISCSSHITSDQTEGNSLTCELLPGRHDDEDDEDEGDSIETMTLCSSDVSDGWRRVKCVKAQGNQLNFTEAPIVEFNLTVQLKRGGEIRTRVDLKKIVKPRRPQVWNVTFNQELNQAVVHIQSPYHRDYLTGQQMFQLDIWATDRPNMIQNFSSESSMKIDMEHLRKNTEYHVKVRAIPVKFLEGSWSKWSDTFSFDTPAGARETDDTQQMYKVMLCLIPLAVVSVTVIFLRKNKILTYMWPSIPHPKDTLVHIGKPNKGLLLNFNPEVFSALRVSSMLQCCDEPESSLSPADGAQSTHPCSTQSSDCRSTTSVSTEELDLSALLSGSSSAADASLHSASPSPVHDLLLEGTEGCSGANETEALGAGQQEEAYVTMSSFYQVK; encoded by the exons gtcGGAGTTCAGGCTCAGAGCGGAGACACCGACACCGACGTGG ATACGTCAGACTCCGgaatcagctgcagctctcacaTCACCAGTGATCAGACTGAGGGAAACAGTCTGACCTGTGAGCTGCTCCCTGGTCGTCATGacgatgaggatgatgaggacgaGGGCGACAGCATCGAGACGATGACCCTGTG CTCCTCTGATGTGAGCGACGGCTGGCGGAGGGTCAAGTGTGTGAAGGCTCAGGGGAACCAGCTCAACTTCACTGAGGCGCCCATCGTCGAGTTCAATCTGACCGTTcagctgaagagaggaggagagatccGGACCAGAGTCGACCTGAAGAAGATAG TTAAACCCAGACGACCTCAGGTGTGGAACGTCACGTTCAACCAGGAATTGAACCAGGCGGTCGTTCACATCCAGAGTCCGTACCACAGAGATTACCTGACAGGACAACAGATGTTCCAGCTGGACATCTGGGCCACAGACAGACCCAACATG ATTCAAAACTTCTCATCAGAGAGCAGCATGAAGATCGACATGGAGCAtctgagaaaaaacacagagtatCATGTGAAGGTGCGAGCGATCCCAGTGAAGTTTCTGGAGGGAAGCTGGAGCAAGTGGAGCGACACATTCAGTTTCGACACTCCTGCTG gagCACGGGAAACTGACGACACACAGCAGATGTACAAAGTGATGCTGTGCCTCATCCCCCTGGCGGTGGTGTCCGTCACTGTCATTTTCCTCCGGAAAAACAA AATATTAACGTACATGTGGCCGAGTATTCCTCATCCTAAAGACACGCTGGTGCACATCGGCAAACCAAACAAA GGTCTTCTGTTGAACTTTAACCCCGAGGTGTTCAGCGCTCTCAGAGTTTCTTCGATGTTGCAGTGTTGCGACGAACCAGAGTCTTCGCTCAGTCCTGCTGACGGAGCTCAGTCGACCCATCCCTGCTCCACCCAGAGCTCCGACTGCAGGAGCACCACCAGCGTCAGCACCGAGGAGCTGGATCTCTCCGCCCTGCTGAGCGGGAGCTCCTCTGCGGCAGACGCCAGCCTCCACAGCGCCAGCCCCTCCCCCGTCCACGACCTCCTCCTCGAGGGGACTGAAGGCTGCAGTGGAGCAAACGAGACAGAGGCGCTTGGAGCCGGTCAGCAGGAGGAGGCCTATGTCACCATGTCCAGTTTCTACCAGGTCAAGTAG